A genomic window from Bdellovibrio sp. SKB1291214 includes:
- a CDS encoding ATP-dependent DNA ligase, with protein sequence MKEFAELYEELDSTTSTNEKVAALRKYFEHASPEDSMWTLILLTGKLSRRTITSRTLNSLFLASTHYPEWLWAECRDHVGDSAETLSLLAHSLKLCREVALPHHKSLSEWMEEEIPNLAKIKDEVEQADRLLKIWKKLTTQEVYIVNKLITGAFRVGVSEKLVIRALSEVYDVPTDQIAHRMSGSLESGAEAFEKIVSQDTVAVSFSQPYPFCLAHPWNERSEKNFDPSEWCIEWKYDGIRAQVIRRESQTWIWSRGEEDITATFPELAEIFSDLPEGSVIDGEILVFKDERISSFQALQRRLGRKKVSAQMLKEFPAGFMGYDCLEINGQDIRQETLRERKKSLGKLLSKIKSSQVRISPVVEATSLEHLNELRNSARDKDSEGLMIKWWAGIYSVGRKTGNWWKYKVDPLTLDAVLLYAQSGTGRRSNLYTDYTFALWNENKELIPFAKAYSGLDQKEIDELDAWIRRHTKEKFGPVRSVTPEHVFEIGFEGIGPSTRHKSGIAVRFPRILRWRKDKKVEDADTLDSAQELLKAVNGEP encoded by the coding sequence ATGAAGGAGTTTGCAGAACTTTATGAAGAGCTTGACTCGACCACCTCAACCAATGAAAAGGTGGCGGCTCTTAGAAAATACTTTGAGCACGCAAGCCCTGAAGATTCGATGTGGACTTTAATTCTTCTGACTGGAAAGCTATCTCGCCGAACCATCACCTCCCGAACTTTGAATTCGCTTTTTCTGGCCAGTACTCATTATCCTGAGTGGTTGTGGGCTGAATGTCGGGACCACGTGGGGGACTCCGCCGAAACTTTAAGTCTGTTAGCGCACTCGCTTAAATTATGTCGCGAAGTTGCGCTCCCCCATCATAAATCCCTGTCTGAGTGGATGGAGGAAGAAATTCCAAATCTAGCTAAAATCAAAGATGAAGTCGAACAGGCAGATCGACTTTTAAAGATTTGGAAAAAGCTCACCACCCAAGAAGTTTACATCGTAAATAAATTAATCACCGGCGCCTTTCGCGTCGGTGTGAGTGAGAAATTGGTCATTCGTGCGCTTTCCGAAGTCTATGACGTTCCTACAGATCAAATAGCCCATCGCATGTCAGGCTCTTTAGAATCCGGCGCCGAAGCCTTTGAAAAAATCGTGTCCCAAGATACGGTCGCGGTCAGCTTTAGCCAACCGTATCCTTTTTGCTTGGCACATCCTTGGAATGAGCGCAGTGAAAAAAACTTTGACCCCTCAGAGTGGTGCATTGAATGGAAATATGATGGTATTCGTGCCCAAGTCATACGCCGCGAAAGCCAAACATGGATATGGTCCCGCGGCGAGGAAGACATCACGGCCACGTTCCCTGAACTGGCCGAAATATTCAGTGACCTTCCCGAGGGCAGTGTTATTGACGGAGAGATTTTAGTCTTTAAGGATGAGCGCATTTCTTCATTTCAAGCTTTGCAACGCCGCCTGGGCAGAAAAAAAGTATCCGCGCAAATGCTGAAAGAGTTCCCAGCAGGATTTATGGGATATGATTGCTTGGAAATTAACGGGCAAGACATCCGTCAAGAAACTTTGCGCGAGCGAAAAAAAAGCCTGGGCAAATTATTAAGTAAAATCAAAAGTTCACAAGTTAGAATATCCCCTGTGGTTGAAGCCACATCTTTAGAACATTTAAACGAACTTCGTAACAGCGCCCGAGATAAAGATTCTGAAGGTCTGATGATTAAATGGTGGGCTGGGATTTATTCTGTGGGCAGAAAAACCGGCAACTGGTGGAAGTATAAAGTCGATCCCTTAACTCTGGATGCGGTATTGCTGTACGCACAATCGGGTACGGGACGTCGCTCGAACCTTTACACCGACTACACGTTTGCTTTATGGAACGAAAATAAAGAACTCATTCCTTTTGCCAAAGCTTATTCGGGACTTGATCAGAAGGAGATCGATGAACTGGATGCGTGGATTCGTCGACACACCAAGGAAAAATTCGGCCCCGTCCGCTCAGTGACGCCAGAGCACGTATTTGAAATTGGCTTCGAAGGCATTGGTCCCTCCACGCGACATAAATCAGGAATCGCTGTCAGATTTCCGCGCATCTTGCGTTGGCGTAAAGACAAAAAGGTCGAGGATGCTGACACCTTGGATTCCGCACAAGAGTTATTAAAGGCAGTTAATGGCGAACCCTAA
- a CDS encoding S8 family serine peptidase yields MNLLNLNTQQRYFSTLLISLLVLGGCGPTQPDAPIFKSALLDGLYSTRPTVEEPEIFIIKLTVPALLETAKLKNGKPQLMPQQAEAISEEQEQTIAELKKISPDIRVLIRYRLVLNGLVVWAPADTLGKIKSIPNVILSEKSGQFARLQDEELEFNKTGMVTDKTSVKFIGAEAAYAQNIRGQGMRIGVIDTGIDYTHKMLGGNGSPDTYKAINPSTPTSAFPNDKVVGGIDLVGSEYSPSSPNVKARIPVPDVNPLDEATHGTHVAGTVAGLGDGINTYDGVAPDASLYAIKVFGAKGGTSDEVVIAALEYAADPTCDLSFEKQLDVVNLSLGSNYGNPHIMYNHAIKNLVRGGTVVVASGGNSGDSAYIVGAPGISDDAISVASSIDNMVQNISAAGAEFSTGDKKFLAEFTEAQTSKPLAELKEAQGEVLFVGLADKDFDGTTAAQIQGKIALMDRGVVSFSDKIKRAQDAGAIGVIVANNAPGDTMVMAGETKFSIPAVMISQDSGAKVKAMLAASSVLVNLKPSARVDKSYMADTISPFSSRGPRSDDGLIKPEIAAPGTNIISAARGSGDKGASMSGTSMAGPHIAGVMGLLKQKFPELSPLQLKSVLLGHGKVISDKERKQYSVSRQGAGRVQVAESLKAQVITTPSTLSFGLTDIENQKTLAINITMKNISDEAVTLTPLWKGSSALQVSVPAVSLEPGQSKTLTVTAKVIGSAMKSANEELDGFLNFNQGAESLLQIPALVVARQISRIEATSLKVLSTSADDAAGSVAELKLVNKSINKGEAYLFNLLGKDARKKDAKPDSTHNKNCDLQSAGYRVITGQDGKRYLQVGLKLYEGMTTWHRCEVNVQIDSNGDGLADQEMSGMMASDLPGFPADQFMTMLLNANKAREIRKGYEAAISRGETVTENYGGAVVDMLPMATFDNSTLAIITADTSFLQVSDTGELRIKISTTHNDFSSVEYDDYLGDELTWSLVSLGDQGQAYVDTPEVIELSGQSQATVSLKKGYGTSDLVIYTPQNKSVRDTLIEDAQSQTIQATYEK; encoded by the coding sequence ATGAACCTGTTAAATTTGAATACACAACAGAGATATTTTTCAACTCTTTTGATTTCACTTCTGGTTTTAGGGGGTTGCGGCCCTACCCAGCCCGATGCTCCGATCTTTAAATCAGCTCTTTTAGACGGTTTGTATAGCACTCGTCCCACAGTGGAAGAGCCTGAAATTTTCATCATCAAATTGACTGTTCCCGCGTTATTGGAAACAGCAAAACTGAAAAACGGTAAACCCCAATTGATGCCTCAACAAGCGGAAGCTATTTCCGAGGAACAAGAACAGACCATTGCAGAACTAAAAAAGATTTCTCCCGATATCCGTGTCCTGATCCGCTATCGCTTGGTATTGAATGGATTGGTGGTTTGGGCCCCTGCAGACACATTGGGTAAGATTAAAAGCATTCCCAATGTGATTTTGTCTGAAAAATCAGGTCAGTTCGCACGCCTTCAGGACGAGGAGTTAGAATTTAACAAGACCGGTATGGTCACGGATAAAACATCGGTGAAATTCATCGGTGCTGAGGCCGCCTACGCTCAAAATATTCGTGGCCAAGGGATGCGTATCGGGGTCATCGATACGGGGATCGACTACACTCATAAAATGCTGGGCGGCAATGGATCCCCAGATACTTACAAGGCCATCAATCCCTCGACGCCAACATCAGCTTTTCCAAATGATAAAGTTGTAGGTGGTATCGACTTAGTGGGGAGTGAATATTCCCCGAGCTCTCCCAACGTAAAGGCTCGCATACCGGTGCCCGATGTGAATCCTTTGGATGAAGCCACTCACGGAACTCACGTTGCTGGGACCGTGGCTGGTCTTGGTGATGGCATTAACACCTACGATGGTGTCGCTCCTGATGCATCCCTTTATGCGATCAAAGTCTTTGGCGCGAAAGGTGGCACCAGCGATGAAGTGGTGATTGCGGCGCTAGAATATGCGGCGGATCCTACCTGTGATCTTAGTTTTGAAAAGCAATTGGATGTTGTGAATCTATCCTTAGGTTCTAACTATGGTAATCCCCATATCATGTACAATCACGCGATCAAAAATCTGGTTCGTGGCGGTACCGTCGTTGTCGCATCCGGAGGCAACTCGGGTGATTCCGCGTATATCGTCGGTGCGCCAGGTATTTCCGATGACGCTATCTCGGTTGCATCAAGCATCGATAACATGGTTCAAAACATTTCCGCAGCGGGCGCTGAGTTTAGCACAGGGGACAAAAAATTTTTGGCGGAATTCACTGAAGCCCAAACTTCAAAACCTTTGGCAGAACTTAAAGAAGCTCAAGGTGAAGTTCTATTCGTAGGCCTTGCCGATAAAGATTTTGATGGGACGACGGCCGCACAGATCCAAGGCAAAATTGCATTGATGGACCGAGGAGTGGTGTCATTCTCTGATAAAATCAAGCGAGCCCAGGATGCAGGTGCTATCGGTGTTATCGTTGCGAATAATGCTCCAGGCGACACGATGGTCATGGCTGGCGAAACAAAGTTCAGCATCCCTGCTGTCATGATCTCCCAAGACTCCGGTGCCAAAGTGAAAGCAATGCTGGCAGCGAGCTCTGTGTTGGTGAATTTAAAACCGAGCGCTCGAGTGGATAAGAGCTACATGGCCGACACAATTTCCCCGTTTTCCTCTCGTGGACCGCGTTCCGATGACGGTCTGATTAAGCCAGAGATCGCAGCCCCCGGTACAAATATTATTTCAGCAGCTCGTGGTTCCGGTGATAAAGGTGCTTCGATGTCGGGAACCTCGATGGCAGGCCCTCATATCGCTGGTGTTATGGGTCTTTTAAAGCAAAAGTTCCCAGAACTTTCGCCGCTTCAACTGAAGTCCGTTCTTTTAGGTCATGGCAAAGTGATCTCTGATAAAGAGAGAAAACAATATTCCGTCAGCCGTCAGGGTGCCGGTCGTGTGCAAGTAGCCGAAAGCTTGAAAGCTCAAGTCATCACGACGCCTTCAACTTTATCATTTGGCTTAACGGATATCGAAAACCAAAAGACACTGGCGATCAATATCACGATGAAGAACATCTCAGATGAAGCAGTCACGTTGACTCCCCTGTGGAAAGGCTCTTCAGCACTGCAAGTGTCAGTACCCGCTGTAAGCTTAGAACCGGGTCAAAGTAAAACTTTGACTGTGACAGCCAAGGTGATTGGTTCTGCCATGAAATCTGCAAATGAGGAATTGGATGGTTTTTTAAACTTTAATCAAGGTGCAGAATCTTTGTTACAAATTCCCGCCTTGGTCGTTGCTCGTCAGATTTCACGAATAGAAGCCACTTCGCTAAAAGTGTTATCAACATCAGCTGACGACGCCGCAGGAAGCGTCGCCGAACTGAAATTAGTGAATAAGAGCATTAATAAGGGTGAAGCGTACCTATTTAATCTTTTAGGCAAAGACGCTCGTAAAAAGGATGCGAAACCAGATTCTACCCATAACAAAAACTGCGATCTTCAATCTGCAGGTTACCGTGTGATTACAGGTCAAGATGGTAAACGCTATCTCCAAGTGGGATTGAAACTTTATGAAGGCATGACGACTTGGCATCGCTGCGAAGTGAACGTTCAAATCGACAGCAATGGCGATGGCCTGGCCGATCAAGAAATGTCAGGTATGATGGCTTCTGACTTGCCAGGGTTTCCGGCAGATCAATTTATGACGATGCTATTAAATGCAAACAAAGCCCGCGAAATTCGCAAAGGCTATGAGGCGGCTATTTCCCGGGGCGAAACTGTGACAGAAAACTATGGCGGTGCCGTGGTTGATATGCTCCCTATGGCCACATTCGACAACTCAACGTTAGCAATCATCACAGCGGATACCTCGTTTCTGCAAGTATCTGATACGGGGGAGCTTAGAATTAAGATTTCCACAACTCATAACGATTTCAGTTCGGTTGAGTACGATGACTACTTGGGTGATGAACTGACGTGGTCTCTAGTGTCTTTAGGAGACCAGGGACAGGCCTATGTCGACACTCCAGAGGTGATTGAACTCTCTGGTCAGTCTCAAGCCACCGTCAGCCTTAAAAAGGGTTATGGAACATCGGACCTTGTTATCTATACTCCGCAAAATAAATCGGTCAGAGATACTTTGATCGAAGATGCGCAGTCACAAACGATTCAGGCGACTTACGAGAAATAA
- a CDS encoding substrate-binding periplasmic protein: MSSSFAKELPPIVFGVNMDYAMPLVQIKNESGNSELTSGILKDLGEAIAKELKTTPKWFLVPKRRVSSALTSGRVDLICHLSEVLQPKIKDDVWWSAKLYRSANVLVFSKDHAIQSIKDIYYEPVGVVLNFIYTGLDPMFKAGTIKREDGPNNLANIHKLLKGRINYIVMSNLEFAYYEYLFPGLTFQKSRNLKSKTSIELSRPFIEVERWLKS, translated from the coding sequence GTGAGTAGTTCTTTTGCTAAAGAGCTGCCACCGATTGTCTTTGGCGTGAACATGGACTATGCGATGCCGCTGGTGCAAATCAAAAACGAAAGTGGAAATTCAGAACTCACCTCAGGGATTCTAAAAGATCTGGGCGAAGCTATTGCGAAAGAACTAAAAACAACACCGAAATGGTTTTTAGTTCCAAAACGCCGTGTGAGTTCCGCGTTAACTTCCGGTCGTGTCGACTTGATTTGCCACTTAAGTGAAGTTTTGCAGCCCAAGATCAAAGATGACGTCTGGTGGAGTGCCAAACTTTATCGAAGCGCGAATGTCTTAGTGTTTTCGAAAGACCACGCGATCCAATCCATTAAAGACATCTATTACGAGCCTGTGGGCGTGGTGCTGAACTTCATTTACACGGGCCTCGATCCAATGTTTAAGGCTGGAACAATCAAGCGCGAGGATGGTCCCAATAACCTGGCCAACATCCATAAGCTTTTAAAAGGCCGCATCAATTATATCGTGATGTCGAATCTGGAGTTCGCCTATTATGAATACCTATTTCCCGGCTTGACGTTTCAAAAAAGTCGAAACTTAAAATCGAAGACGTCAATCGAGCTATCGCGGCCCTTCATCGAAGTGGAACGTTGGCTAAAATCCTGA
- a CDS encoding ligase-associated DNA damage response DEXH box helicase: MANPKSLKPIHDFFAAKKWKPFPFQEQAWKSYLAGESGLLHVPTGSGKTYAAIMGPLAKMMAEPRRGLKALYLTPLRALARDLETAIQEPIQKMNWPIEVVSRTGDTTFAKKKRQLTKPPDMMLTTPESLAVMISQPDAEDYFKNLQVVILDEWHELMSSKRGSLCELSLSYLRSINPELQTWALSASIGNLEEAARVAVGRAQEPTIISGGSDRKLDLECLLPEKVDRFPWAGHLGFALKESLLEVLDPEVSTLIFTNTRSQAERWFEALLQAKPDMEEFMALHHSSLEKEEREAVEEGVKNGDLKWVVCTSSLDLGVDFQPVERVVQIGSPKMVARMIQRAGRSAHRPGGKSRLLFVPTNSWEILELEAVKKAVNEKLTEPRRPLKKPLDVLLQHMMTLACGPGLRMDELQLSLKETFSFSEITQEELNWCRRFLTLGGETLQSYPQFHKLVMDEESGKYRPADPRVEKLHRMSIGTIVSRQSVQVSYTNRTRIGSVEESFISKLKKGDVFQFAGKKLEFVLLKDMTAFVKSSKAPTNTVPSWDGGRFPISETLGQVFREVLGEKHPGLDRFLKPLLGTQSEMSVLPSSDTLLIETWQSKRGSHLFVYPFEGRSVHEGLAQLWGYRFAQRQPTTFSFSLNDYGFEMVGPEDYDFKNLFDDDFFSDHDLVEEIGQSLQIGQLSQRQFKEIAQIAGLVFVGYPGSPKTGRQMQVSASLLYEVFKKHEPGNLLIRQSFDEVLANSLESGRIRRTLQRMSKMKTEWIELESPSPLSFPLVVESIAVGNLSNESLESKIARLKKSWEKKNDHSGSSARH, from the coding sequence ATGGCGAACCCTAAAAGTTTAAAACCAATTCACGATTTTTTTGCGGCAAAAAAATGGAAACCTTTTCCCTTTCAAGAACAAGCCTGGAAGTCTTATCTTGCAGGAGAGTCAGGGTTACTCCATGTTCCAACCGGCTCAGGTAAAACTTATGCTGCCATCATGGGGCCCCTCGCAAAAATGATGGCAGAGCCCCGACGGGGTCTTAAAGCCCTTTACCTCACTCCCCTTCGTGCTTTGGCGAGGGACCTGGAAACTGCCATTCAAGAACCCATTCAAAAAATGAATTGGCCCATCGAAGTGGTTTCACGCACGGGTGACACTACATTCGCGAAAAAGAAACGCCAGCTTACCAAGCCTCCGGATATGATGTTAACCACCCCGGAATCCTTAGCTGTGATGATTTCACAACCCGATGCCGAGGACTATTTTAAGAACCTACAAGTCGTGATCTTAGACGAGTGGCATGAATTGATGTCGAGTAAGCGCGGAAGTCTTTGTGAACTTTCACTTTCCTATTTACGCTCCATAAATCCCGAATTGCAAACTTGGGCGCTTTCCGCTTCCATCGGCAATCTTGAAGAAGCTGCCAGAGTGGCTGTCGGACGAGCGCAAGAACCCACTATTATTTCAGGAGGTTCGGATCGGAAGCTTGATTTAGAGTGTCTACTTCCCGAGAAGGTCGATCGCTTCCCTTGGGCGGGACACTTGGGATTTGCGTTGAAAGAATCTTTGCTGGAAGTCCTTGATCCCGAAGTTTCCACTTTGATCTTTACCAATACCAGATCCCAGGCCGAGCGCTGGTTTGAAGCCTTACTGCAAGCAAAGCCAGATATGGAAGAATTCATGGCATTGCATCACAGCTCTTTAGAAAAAGAAGAACGAGAAGCTGTGGAAGAAGGCGTCAAAAACGGCGATCTAAAATGGGTCGTCTGTACTTCGTCTTTGGATTTAGGTGTCGACTTCCAGCCCGTCGAGCGTGTTGTGCAAATTGGCTCACCAAAAATGGTCGCACGAATGATTCAAAGAGCAGGTCGCTCGGCCCACCGTCCCGGCGGAAAAAGCCGTTTGCTTTTTGTGCCCACCAACTCCTGGGAAATTCTAGAGCTTGAAGCCGTAAAAAAAGCAGTGAACGAAAAACTGACGGAACCACGCCGACCTTTAAAAAAACCACTGGATGTGTTGTTACAACATATGATGACCCTGGCCTGCGGGCCCGGTTTAAGAATGGATGAATTGCAGTTATCTCTAAAAGAAACTTTTTCGTTTTCTGAAATCACTCAAGAAGAACTGAACTGGTGCCGCCGCTTTTTAACCTTAGGTGGGGAAACGTTGCAGTCCTATCCGCAGTTTCATAAGCTGGTCATGGACGAAGAATCTGGAAAGTATCGCCCGGCCGATCCCCGCGTAGAAAAATTGCACCGCATGAGCATCGGCACCATCGTATCCCGACAGTCCGTTCAAGTCTCCTATACCAACCGCACACGCATTGGCTCGGTCGAGGAAAGCTTTATTTCGAAACTTAAAAAAGGCGACGTTTTCCAATTCGCAGGAAAGAAATTGGAGTTCGTACTTTTAAAAGACATGACTGCCTTTGTGAAGTCCAGTAAGGCACCTACAAACACAGTACCTTCCTGGGATGGCGGACGATTTCCTATCTCAGAAACGCTGGGACAGGTTTTCCGCGAGGTCTTGGGAGAAAAGCACCCCGGTCTGGATAGGTTTTTAAAACCTCTGCTGGGAACTCAAAGTGAAATGTCAGTACTCCCTTCGTCCGACACATTATTAATCGAAACTTGGCAATCAAAAAGGGGCTCGCACCTTTTCGTGTATCCTTTTGAGGGGCGCTCGGTTCACGAGGGACTGGCACAGCTTTGGGGCTATCGGTTCGCTCAGCGACAACCCACCACCTTTTCATTTTCCCTGAATGACTACGGTTTTGAAATGGTCGGTCCCGAAGATTATGATTTTAAAAATCTTTTTGATGATGATTTCTTTTCGGATCACGACTTGGTCGAAGAGATCGGCCAGAGTTTGCAAATCGGTCAATTAAGCCAACGACAGTTTAAAGAGATCGCACAAATTGCAGGATTGGTGTTCGTGGGCTATCCCGGGTCTCCAAAAACGGGTCGACAAATGCAGGTCAGCGCCTCTCTCTTATATGAAGTTTTTAAAAAACATGAACCTGGGAATTTATTGATTCGCCAAAGCTTTGATGAAGTCTTGGCAAACTCGCTGGAAAGCGGACGTATACGCAGGACTTTGCAACGAATGAGCAAAATGAAAACGGAGTGGATTGAACTGGAATCTCCGTCTCCCCTTTCATTCCCGTTGGTGGTTGAAAGTATTGCTGTCGGAAATCTTTCCAATGAAAGTTTAGAATCTAAAATCGCACGACTTAAAAAATCATGGGAAAAGAAAAATGATCATTCAGGCAGCTCAGCAAGACATTGA
- the pdeM gene encoding ligase-associated DNA damage response endonuclease PdeM has translation MIIQAAQQDIELLPERAFLWHAEHLLGLSDLHLGKAESYQAAGVPMPSGGHKDDLNRLSGLIHRYAIKKVVILGDWIHNRYSLSEFVANDLHDFFYSHNHVHWTLLLGNHEKGSHEILRAMPFHLVEDEIQMGPFLLTHGHKNAQSELFQIQGHTHPLVSLQLGPLRMKRPCFVLEKNCLTIPAFGTMTGGYVVKRSESKRIFAVGDGDVFEID, from the coding sequence ATGATCATTCAGGCAGCTCAGCAAGACATTGAACTTTTGCCTGAACGGGCTTTTTTATGGCATGCAGAGCATCTGTTGGGACTTTCGGATCTGCATCTAGGAAAAGCTGAGAGCTATCAAGCAGCGGGTGTCCCTATGCCCTCCGGTGGACACAAGGATGATTTAAACCGTTTATCTGGATTAATTCACCGCTATGCCATCAAAAAAGTAGTGATCTTGGGAGATTGGATTCACAATCGCTATTCCTTAAGTGAGTTCGTGGCAAACGACCTTCATGACTTTTTCTATTCTCACAACCATGTGCACTGGACCCTGTTGTTAGGAAATCATGAAAAAGGCTCCCATGAAATTTTAAGGGCTATGCCATTTCACCTTGTGGAAGATGAAATACAAATGGGTCCGTTTTTACTCACTCACGGTCACAAAAATGCGCAATCTGAGCTTTTTCAAATCCAGGGTCATACTCACCCCCTTGTCTCCCTGCAACTGGGTCCCTTGCGCATGAAGCGCCCCTGCTTTGTTTTAGAAAAAAACTGCCTGACCATACCGGCGTTTGGCACGATGACCGGTGGGTATGTTGTGAAACGATCCGAGAGCAAAAGAATCTTTGCTGTAGGTGACGGCGATGTTTTCGAAATCGATTAA
- a CDS encoding response regulator → MFNFWKNLSVVKKLYIVVGGMALLIALELGTLVFALTTLSSVRAFVGGEGLWSKAQKNAIHSLTSYIFTKDKTYYDDFHAHMQIPLGDRHARLELMKPHPDIKEVYAGFAQGGIHADDIPGVIRVLQRFGEISYIKAAVTAWTKADNLLDALIKKSEELRLLFSEPSIDQEKVKKILADINRLNAQLTEYETEFSSVLGEGSRWLENLLMVLLILAVATIEGTGLLLTFSFAKNLNRSLLELNHATSEIGKGNLGMTVPVHSRDELGQLAESINKMSHDLDANISKRLLAENANQVKTLFLANMSHEIRTPLGIILGMTEILKDPQVSEEEKRKYLDVIESTGHNLARLINDILDITKVESGHLEVEYEAVQLEGLMQEVDTMMALKAAKAGTALKFNLQDRLRKMEVATDRNRLKQILVNLINNAIKFTHDGQVQVDVGTIGQDIYFEVSDTGIGIPQSMQSSLFQNFFQADTSSTRKYEGTGLGLVLSRKLARSLGGDVVLKRSAPGEGSVFRLTIPQREVDQIPAKETEKLSEESKHFLRGFRVLIVDDSEDNQILIQHHLKKYGVVCDTASDGVQAIQKAQDNPFDVVLMDMQMPQMDGYSATRKLRENGYQKPIVALTAHAMKEDRDRCISVGCNDYLTKPIVSEQLYKTLLELTHSHPGNMVLSKAK, encoded by the coding sequence GTGTTTAATTTCTGGAAAAACCTCTCTGTCGTAAAGAAACTTTATATTGTTGTCGGCGGAATGGCCCTATTGATTGCTCTTGAGTTGGGGACGCTGGTCTTTGCCTTGACGACGCTGTCTTCGGTCCGGGCCTTTGTGGGGGGAGAGGGGCTTTGGTCGAAAGCTCAAAAGAACGCGATCCATTCCCTCACATCTTATATTTTTACTAAAGACAAAACTTACTATGATGATTTCCATGCTCATATGCAAATTCCCTTGGGAGACCGTCACGCCCGCTTAGAACTGATGAAACCTCATCCAGACATCAAAGAGGTCTATGCAGGTTTTGCGCAAGGGGGCATTCATGCGGATGACATCCCGGGTGTTATCCGTGTGCTGCAAAGGTTTGGAGAAATTTCCTATATCAAAGCGGCCGTGACGGCCTGGACTAAGGCTGACAACTTGCTGGATGCTCTGATTAAAAAATCAGAAGAACTGCGCCTCCTTTTTTCTGAACCCTCCATTGATCAGGAAAAAGTAAAAAAGATTTTAGCGGATATTAATCGTTTGAATGCTCAGCTGACAGAGTACGAAACAGAATTTTCGTCCGTGCTAGGGGAGGGTTCCCGTTGGCTTGAGAATCTATTAATGGTGTTGTTGATCCTTGCTGTGGCAACGATTGAGGGCACAGGGTTGTTGCTGACGTTTTCATTTGCAAAAAATTTGAACCGAAGTCTTTTGGAACTGAATCACGCGACCTCCGAAATTGGCAAAGGGAATTTAGGCATGACAGTTCCGGTTCATTCCCGGGACGAGTTAGGACAGCTGGCTGAATCTATCAATAAAATGAGTCATGACTTGGATGCGAATATTTCAAAGCGCCTGCTTGCTGAAAACGCCAATCAAGTAAAGACCTTATTCCTTGCAAACATGAGTCATGAGATTCGTACGCCCTTGGGTATTATCTTAGGAATGACAGAAATTCTTAAAGATCCCCAAGTCAGTGAAGAGGAAAAAAGAAAATACCTGGATGTGATCGAAAGCACAGGACATAATCTTGCGCGTTTAATTAATGATATTTTAGACATCACAAAAGTAGAATCAGGCCATCTTGAGGTTGAATACGAGGCTGTCCAGTTAGAGGGTTTGATGCAAGAAGTGGATACCATGATGGCTCTGAAGGCTGCCAAGGCCGGTACCGCTTTGAAATTCAACCTTCAAGACCGTCTGCGAAAGATGGAAGTTGCAACCGACCGGAATCGTTTAAAACAAATCCTGGTGAACCTTATTAATAATGCGATCAAGTTTACACACGATGGTCAGGTTCAGGTTGATGTCGGAACGATTGGGCAGGATATTTATTTTGAAGTTTCGGATACGGGCATTGGTATCCCGCAAAGTATGCAGAGCAGTTTGTTTCAGAACTTCTTTCAGGCAGACACCTCGAGCACTCGTAAATATGAAGGGACGGGGTTAGGGTTGGTGCTTTCTAGAAAGCTTGCGCGATCTTTAGGTGGTGATGTGGTGCTAAAACGAAGTGCGCCAGGTGAAGGGTCGGTATTTAGATTGACCATCCCTCAACGCGAGGTTGATCAAATTCCTGCCAAAGAGACAGAAAAGCTTTCAGAAGAATCCAAACATTTCCTGCGCGGGTTCAGAGTTCTGATTGTCGACGATTCGGAAGACAATCAAATCTTGATTCAGCATCATTTGAAAAAATATGGTGTCGTCTGTGATACTGCGTCTGATGGAGTGCAAGCAATTCAGAAAGCTCAGGATAATCCCTTTGACGTGGTGTTGATGGATATGCAGATGCCGCAAATGGATGGGTATTCTGCGACTCGCAAGCTGCGCGAAAACGGCTATCAAAAACCTATCGTAGCATTGACGGCGCACGCGATGAAGGAAGATCGAGACCGCTGCATCAGTGTGGGTTGCAATGACTATCTGACAAAACCCATCGTGTCTGAACAGCTCTACAAAACGCTTTTAGAACTGACTCACAGCCACCCGGGAAACATGGTCCTTTCCAAGGCTAAATAG